The Methanocaldococcus infernus ME region CAAAGACAAAATTTTTTAATCTTGAGAGGCTACAAAGAGCTTTAAAGCCAGTGCAGTGTAAAGGAATGAATTTAAATTCTTGAACCTTTAGATATCTAAGAACTTCTTCTAAATACTCCTGAGAGGCATTTATTAAGTGAAAGCCTCCAACAACTAACCTTATCACTTCAAAGTTTTTAGCATGCTCAATAACATTTATAACTCCACTATGAGAACAGCCAGTTATTAGCCTATTTTTTGATATTAGAATTAGTTCATCTTCAACCAAATCTTTCCCTTTCTCATCTTTAAAATCTTCAGGCTCATAGTAAAACTTTCTAACAATGTCTCCTAAGACAATATTGTCCTTATCTATCCTAAACTCATCTTGTATAAAAATGACATTAACCTTATCCAATAATTTTTTAACTTCCTCTGAAACCCCTATATATCTTCCATTATAGAATCTCTTTTTTAGAGCATCCTTATGTAAAATAACTGTCTCAATTAGCTCATTTTCAATTAAATACTTTAGCCCATCTGAGTGGTCATAGTGGCCATGTGAGAGAACAAAGTAGTCAAACTTTTCCTTCTCTCCAAGTAATTTTAAGTTATGCTCTAAAACTTTTTCATCTTGCCCAGCATCAAATAGAATTCTTTTTTTCTCATCTATTAGTATAGAGAGACCATGCTGAGCCAGTAATTTACTGTTGGTTATATTATCAATAACTATTTTGATCATAAATATCTCCCATATGTGATAAATTCTTAACTCTCTTATTCTTTTGGTTGGATTACTTAAAATTTATCTTTTTCTAATAATTAATTTAAAATTATAAATCTATGCTATAATTAAAAATAGCTAATCCTGTTGCAAGATCTCCTCAATTATCTTCTCTTCTATAGGCTTGAAGTCTAAATATTCCATTAATACTTTCTCTACAAATTTCAACCTAACATCTTCATCCCTACTAATTAAAGGCTCTCCCTTAATAATCCTATATTTAAATCTTAAGGGTGTAGAATTCAAAACTTTGACATCAATAGGAAACCCTATAACCCTCTCAATCTCAGTAGAAAGCTTTAATTCATACTCTAAAAAATCTTTCACCTTATTCTCATCAACATAAACTCCAATATCTATATCTCTAAAAAAAGATGTTTCATTAAAGCTACCATAGATGTAGGCAAAGACAACCTCATCCTTTTTATCTAAAATTTTTTTAATTTTCTTCTTTATTTCTTCCCTGTTTATTGACATAATCTTTAACCTCCTTAATAAATTCATTTAAATCTGAGACATCTTTTTTTATTATTTCATAAACTTTCTTGTCATCTATTTTCCAATAAAATATGTACAAGCATGTTCCTAAATTTTGCCATATTAGCAAGCTTTTCTGATAAATTTTGAGAGATTATATTATGCTTGCCAAGAATTATAAAACAATCTGAGTAGCTATTTGGAATCTCTTTGGCTACTCTAACAACTATGTGGTTACATATAGAGATAGCTGCTTCAATTGCTACAATCAACTTATATTTTGCTGCATCTTTAATATATGGATCAGATAGAAACCTTTCTAATCCTAAATCAACTATGTTTTTAAGATCATTAAGAACCTGTTTAATCTCAGCAAGTCTTCTGTTTATTAGATCAATATCAATTTTTGACATGATTATCCCTCTCTATTATTTTCAAAATATTAAAATCTTTTAACTATAAAATTTATCTTTTTCTAATAATTAATTTGAAATTATAAATTTTGTGAAGCTTTTTATACTATAAGGAAGAGAGCTTAACCTAAAAAGAGGTTGAAATTATGATAAAAAAAGGAGACTTAGTTAAGGTTGATTACATCTTAGAGGTTGATGGTAAAGTAATAGACACTTCTATGGAAGATGTAGCTAAAGAAGAAGGAATCTATGAAGAAGGTAGGGAATATAAGCCATTAGAGTTTATTGTTGGGAATGGAGAGTTAATAGAAGGCTTTGAAGAGGCTGTTTTAGGAATGGAGGAAGGAGAAGAAAAAGAGGTTATCTTACCTCCAGAAAAAGCTTATGGAGAGAGAAATGAAGAATTTATCCAAGAGATACCTAAAGAGATGTTTAAGGATGCTGACTTTGAGCCAGAAGTGGGGTTAAAGATTTTAGCCAATGGAATACCTGCTGAAATCATAGAGGTTACTGATGATAAAGTTATTTTAGACTTTAACCATCCATTGGCTGGAAAAGAGTTAAAATTTAAAATTATTGTTAGAGAGATACTTTAAAACTCTAAGTCTAAATCTTCTAATCTTCTTTTGAACTCCTCCAATAATAAGTCTTCATACTTCTCTTCAGTTGTAGGGTTTCCATTTTCATCTCTTGCTACAAAACAGGCAGCTAATCTTAAGTATGGCCCAGCATCATCCCATGGAACTGTTGAAATCAACTTCTCCTTTATTAAATATTGTGAAAAGTCTTCTGCTGTTTTAAATTCAATTCCATTAGCTTTTTTTGGAGTCCTAACATATAAATAGAAGGTTCCACCAGGCATTTTAGCCTTGAAGCCAACATCATTTAATATCTTAACCATCTTTCTTAACCTTCTCTCATACTTCTTTCTAATTCTCTCAGTAATCTCAGGATGCTTTAAACAGTAAATCCCAGCCTTTTGGATAGGGATGAATTGACCACTGTCAAAGTTATCCTTAACTGTGGCAAAGGCTTTAATTATTAACTCATTCCCTACTAAGAAGGCTAACCTCCAACCTGTCATATTGTAAGCCTTTGAAAAGCTGTGAATTTCAACACCCACTTCCTTGGCATCCTTAACTGATAAGAATGAGAGAGGCTTGTCATCATAAACTAAAGCTCCATAAGCAGCATCATGGACAACTATCACATCATTCTCAAAGGCAAAATCTACAACCTCTTTAAAGAACTTCTTAGTAGCTTTAGCTCCAGTAGGATTATTTGGATAATTTAGATAGAGCATCTTAGCCTTCTCTCTAACCTCTTTTGGAATATTCTCAAGATCTGGAAGGAAGTCATTTTCTTCTAACAATGGTAAATTATAAACCTTCCCTCCATACCACTCAGCATGAGTTCCCATTACAGGGTAACCTGGAACTGTCATTAGGCAAATGTCTCCTGGATTTATGAATGCTGAAGGTAAGTAAGCTAAGGCGGACTTTGAGCCTATTGAGTGAATAACCTCATTTACAGGATCTATGTCTTTAACTCCATAAACCCTTTCCATATACTCAGGAACAGCATCTTTTAACTCCTGTATCCCATTGTCAGCATAACCTCTATTTTCCCATTTCTTAGCTTCTTCATATAAAACCTCTATAACCTCTGGGTCAGCCATCTCATCTGGCTCTCCAACACCCATATCTATTAATTCCATATCTGGATGCTTCTCCATAGCCTCTTTCTTAGCTCTCTTTATCTTCTCAAATTTGTAAATAACCTCTTCCTTCCCAAACTTCTTTCCTCCTATTCTCTCAGCAAATAAATTTTGAATAAAGCTTTCCAATCTCTCACCTCCTAAGACTTAAATAGATTAATTATAGCAAAGTATAAAAAATTTATTTTACTTTTAAAACTTAAAAATTTTGAGGTTAAAAAATGATGAAAACACTTAGATACAATAGAGATAAGGTTATAAAAACAAGTAAAGAGATGTTCCCACCAGAGAAGTGTGAAAGATGTGGAAGATGCTGTATAATCCATGCATATAAAACAGAAGATGGCTTAAAGCTAATTTACTGTGAACACTTTGACCCAGAAACTAAGTTATGTAAGGTTTATGAGGATAGATATAAATATAATTGCCTAACCATCTTAGAAGCTATCTTAGCCCATGTCTTTCCTAAGGATTGTCCTTTTGTTAGAAACATTGAAAATTATGAGGAGCCTAACTTTTACAAGTATTTGAGAGAGAAAGAGGAATAAATTATAGCTTAACATCTCCTTTAGTACTAACTACTCCCTTTCTCTCATCTATTTTTGTTGCCATGTCTAAGGCTAAGCCAAAGGCTTTAAAAAGAGCCTCTACCTTGTGATGCTCATTTTCTCCAATAACTTCATAGTGTATATTTAAAAATCCATAACTTGCCACTGATTGAAAGAAGTGATTTATATTTTCAGTTGATAGAGACCCAAGATATTCTCTTTTTGGTATATAGTTAGAGACTAAATAGCTTCTTCCACCCAAGTCTATGCTTACAGTAGCCCTTGCCTCATCCATAGGGACAATAGCCCAGCCAAATCTGAAGATGTTTTTCCTCTCTATCTTAGAGAGAGCTAAGCCTAAGCAGATGCCTACATCTTCAACTGTATGATGGTCATCAACATCTAAATCTCCCTTAACCTTTACAATGAGATCAAAGCAACCATGCTTAGCAAAGGAAGAGAGGAGATGATCAAAAAATCCTATTCCTGTGTCTATCTTATACTTCCCAACACCATCAATATTTATTTTTAAGTAGACACTTGTTTCTAAGGTTTCTCTTGCCACTTCATAGACCCTCATAGCAAACCCTACAGAAGTTCTTTAATATCTCTGAGCCATATTCAGTATGAGCCACTTCAGGGTGAAATTGAACTCCATAAATCTTTTTTTCCTCATGCTTCATAGCCTCAACCTTACAGATGTCTGAGTGGGCTAAAACCTTAAAGCCCTTAGGAACCTTTTTAACCTCATCCTTATGTGATGCCCAAGCCTTAAACTTCTTGGGAATTCCTTTAAATAGATCATTTTCTTCATCAACATAAATCTCTGTTAAAGCATATTCCTCAGCTTCAGCTCTTCCAACCTCTCCACCAAAGGCTAAGGCTATTAATTGGTGCCCTAAGCATATTCCTAAGATAGGGACTTCAGCTTTTTTTATGATTTCTATACAGTTCTTCCCCTTCTCAATATCTGGCCCACCACTAACTATTATTCCCTTCACATCCTCAAGCTCTTCCAACTTTACAGTGTTGGGAACTATCTTAGAAGGAACATTAAGATATCTTAAACTTCTATATATCCTATGAACATACTGCCCTCCATTGTTTAAGATGTAAATCATTGTCCCCCTCTTAAGCTTTAACTTTTCTAAACATGTAGCCACCAACAAAGCCTATTAGGACAGATATTATTGAAGTAACTACACTATTAACCAAGTTATTATTATATTCTCTAACCTCTAAGAAGTTTCCATGAATTTCATAAGTTTTTGGTAGCTTAATTTTTTCAAGCTTTATGAGATCAAGATCCATTTGAGCATAGTATGAAGAATATTTATAGTAAAGAGCCTTTGTTATCTTATCATCTAAGTTATTAGCATATTCATAGTAACTGAGAGCTGAGATTGGAACTATATTGTATTGCTCAACCAAATTTATTTTATTTCTTGCATATTCCTTAATATAGGTGGTTTCATTCCCTATCATAACTAATGGAAGCTCAGCCTTAACTGATGCATCTATACACTTAGCTATAGTTAGAAGATAATCACCATTTTCATAGGCATCTTTAGCATCTTTTATATCTTCCTCAGCTCCACTAAAGTCTATGCTTGGAAAGAGAGTTTCAACATAGGTTGTTAAAGTCTCTGAGAAGGATAAATATTGCTGAGCTAAATATTTAACTTTATTCTTGTCTATTATATCTCCTTCACTGTCATTCATTAAGCTTAGCCACCACATTGCACTATCTCCTCTAAGCTTGGCAAAACTTCCATAGTAAAGAGCTGAGTCAAAGTCTCCATTATAATAACTTTTCCAAGCCAAGTCTAAATAATTATTAGCCTCAAAGATTCTCTCCCTTGCAGCTAAGAGAATCTCAAAGTTATCATAGGTTAAATTCTTACTGTAGATCTTTTCCTTATCTTTGAATAACTGAGTCTCTATTTCATTGAGATAATCCTTTAACTCAAGCTCTCCATTTAAATACTTAGTTAGCTTATCTAAATACTCTAATTGAATTAAAGCATTAAAAGCCCTTGAAGTTGCTGAGTAATAGTCTCCTTTTAAATACTCATCATTAGCTTTATTTAAAAGAGCCTTGGCATTCTTTAACTTCTCTAAAACTATAGATTGATAACCAATAGGATATAAAGTACTCTCAACCTCACTTTTAACTTCCTCATACTTCTCATTACTCTCCTTTAATATCTTGTCAGCCAAGTTTTTCATAATTTTTTTATACTCTTCTTCAACCTTTGGATTTTGAGGATACTTTTTCATCTCAATATCTTTCCCAGTAAAGTATTTTAAAGCTTGGTAGATATTTGAAACCTCAATAACTTTAACTCCTAACCTCTTACCATAGGCTACAGCATCAATAATTTTTCCATTGTAGTTAACATACCTTTGCCCTTTAGGGATTAAGAAGATTGTACAGTTAGCCTTTTTAGCAGCCTCTATTTTTTCTAAGATTCCACCTACTGGACCAATAGAGCCATCAGGGTTTATCATTCCAGTCATCATAACATTCCTATTTAAACTCCAATTCATCAACTCTGAAACTATTCCAACTGTCATAGTTCCTCCAGCTGATGGACCTCCAACAATTGGAACATCACTTCTTACTGAGATGTAGACATTGTAATTATTAGGATTCTTCCCAGTTATTTCACAGGCAACTTTATAAGCTATTCTTGCAGAGCCTTGCATATCTAACTGGGTTAGTGGTAGAGTGTCCATATAGACATTTCCTGAACCTTTACCAACTTTAATATCTATAGTTATAGGAACTCCAACATAGCCAGTTGAAGTTTCAGAAACAGCTGGAGCCTTTATTAACACTGCAAAGCTTTGAGATAGTAAAACAAGGAGAGCTAAAAGGACAATATACTTTTTCATGATAACCCCCTTTAGAATTTTTTAAGAGAATATTAAATAAGATCATAGAATAAAAAAATTATTATTAATATGAAGGTTGGAACTATGAGAGAATATATAGAAATAGTTTTAACTGGAATCTATGAAAATTTGGAGAGAATTTTATTAGGCTCAGGATGTGTAACAGATAAAGAGATGAGAAAGAAAATTTTAGAGGGAAAAATAGAGCTTCCAAAGAGTGTTTTAGAAGAGCTTTGTATTGGCTGTGAAGGTTGTGCAAATGTTTGCCCAACAAAGGCTATAGAGATGGTTAAGGTAGAGCCGGTTAAGATTACTGAGAATTATGTAAAGGATAAGGTTCCAAAGATCAACTATGAGAAATGTGTTTATTGTTTTTATTGCCATGACTTTTGCCCAGTGTTTTCAGTATTTGCTGAGCTCTCTCCAATACATCCAAGAGATGTAGGAGAGAAAATAGAAATAGATTTAAAAAAGCTCTTAGAGAAAAAGGTTGACATTCCTGAAGAACAACTATTAAGGATATCTTCAATTTTATCAATCAATTTGAAAAAAATAATAAATAAATGATGGAAAGTTATATAAATTTATTTCACTTTACTAAGGTAAAAATGCTTAAGTGAACTTCATGAGCTTAACAGAGTTGAAAAAGAGCTTAGAGGTTATAAAAGAATTAATTGATGCTATTGAATATGCTGATAAAGGGGAAAATAAGAAAGCTATTGAGTTGTTAAACTCTATCCTAAAGAAGGATCCAGAGAATTTTTTAGCAAACTACATATTAGGAATTATCTATAAGTTAGAGGGTGACTTTGAAAAGGCAAATGAATGCTTTGAGAAGATCTTTTTAAATAACTTTTCTCAACTCTCATGCAATAACTTGATCTGTGTAAACTTCATCTTAGGAAATGCCCATAAAGTTCTTTACTATGCTGAAAAGTTAGAAAAAACTAAGAAAAAATGTGTTTGTGTCTCAAACTTTCATAAGGCTTTAATTTATATGGAAAGTATGGAATATGAGAAAGCTCTTGAAGAGCTTGATAAACTACTTGAAGTGAATAATAAATTTATCCTTGCCTGGAGATTTAAAGCTGAAATTTATAAAAACTTGGGTAGATTTGAAGAGGCTTTAACATGTATTGAGAAGGTTATAGAACTTGGAGGAAAAAACTCAGCCAGCTGGATGCTAAAAGGGGAAATTTTAGAGAACTTAGGAAAGTTAAAAGAGGCTTTAAAGGCTTACTATGTTGCTCTTGAGTTAAATAAAAATTTAAAATTTCTATATAAGAAAGTTGGATATCTTGAACTCACCCAAGGAAATTACAATGAAGCCATAAAATACTTAGGAGAATACTTAAACAACTATAAAGATGTTGAGGGAAAGTACTACTTAGCTTTAG contains the following coding sequences:
- the hepT gene encoding type VII toxin-antitoxin system HepT family RNase toxin; protein product: MSKIDIDLINRRLAEIKQVLNDLKNIVDLGLERFLSDPYIKDAAKYKLIVAIEAAISICNHIVVRVAKEIPNSYSDCFIILGKHNIISQNLSEKLANMAKFRNMLVHILLENR
- the hisB gene encoding imidazoleglycerol-phosphate dehydratase HisB, with translation MRVYEVARETLETSVYLKINIDGVGKYKIDTGIGFFDHLLSSFAKHGCFDLIVKVKGDLDVDDHHTVEDVGICLGLALSKIERKNIFRFGWAIVPMDEARATVSIDLGGRSYLVSNYIPKREYLGSLSTENINHFFQSVASYGFLNIHYEVIGENEHHKVEALFKAFGLALDMATKIDERKGVVSTKGDVKL
- a CDS encoding MBL fold metallo-hydrolase, producing MIKIVIDNITNSKLLAQHGLSILIDEKKRILFDAGQDEKVLEHNLKLLGEKEKFDYFVLSHGHYDHSDGLKYLIENELIETVILHKDALKKRFYNGRYIGVSEEVKKLLDKVNVIFIQDEFRIDKDNIVLGDIVRKFYYEPEDFKDEKGKDLVEDELILISKNRLITGCSHSGVINVIEHAKNFEVIRLVVGGFHLINASQEYLEEVLRYLKVQEFKFIPLHCTGFKALCSLSRLKNFVFGCAGMVVK
- a CDS encoding FKBP-type peptidyl-prolyl cis-trans isomerase, whose protein sequence is MIKKGDLVKVDYILEVDGKVIDTSMEDVAKEEGIYEEGREYKPLEFIVGNGELIEGFEEAVLGMEEGEEKEVILPPEKAYGERNEEFIQEIPKEMFKDADFEPEVGLKILANGIPAEIIEVTDDKVILDFNHPLAGKELKFKIIVREIL
- a CDS encoding tetratricopeptide repeat protein, which translates into the protein MSLTELKKSLEVIKELIDAIEYADKGENKKAIELLNSILKKDPENFLANYILGIIYKLEGDFEKANECFEKIFLNNFSQLSCNNLICVNFILGNAHKVLYYAEKLEKTKKKCVCVSNFHKALIYMESMEYEKALEELDKLLEVNNKFILAWRFKAEIYKNLGRFEEALTCIEKVIELGGKNSASWMLKGEILENLGKLKEALKAYYVALELNKNLKFLYKKVGYLELTQGNYNEAIKYLGEYLNNYKDVEGKYYLALAYEKTKDYKKALDLYSEVIEELENKKINEVILTNSLIRKAKLLEILGKLEEALELYNKALN
- a CDS encoding GMP synthase subunit A produces the protein MIYILNNGGQYVHRIYRSLRYLNVPSKIVPNTVKLEELEDVKGIIVSGGPDIEKGKNCIEIIKKAEVPILGICLGHQLIALAFGGEVGRAEAEEYALTEIYVDEENDLFKGIPKKFKAWASHKDEVKKVPKGFKVLAHSDICKVEAMKHEEKKIYGVQFHPEVAHTEYGSEILKNFCRVCYEGL
- a CDS encoding nucleotidyltransferase domain-containing protein, giving the protein MSINREEIKKKIKKILDKKDEVVFAYIYGSFNETSFFRDIDIGVYVDENKVKDFLEYELKLSTEIERVIGFPIDVKVLNSTPLRFKYRIIKGEPLISRDEDVRLKFVEKVLMEYLDFKPIEEKIIEEILQQD
- a CDS encoding HepT-like ribonuclease domain-containing protein gives rise to the protein MLIWQNLGTCLYIFYWKIDDKKVYEIIKKDVSDLNEFIKEVKDYVNKQGRNKEEN
- a CDS encoding LL-diaminopimelate aminotransferase; protein product: MESFIQNLFAERIGGKKFGKEEVIYKFEKIKRAKKEAMEKHPDMELIDMGVGEPDEMADPEVIEVLYEEAKKWENRGYADNGIQELKDAVPEYMERVYGVKDIDPVNEVIHSIGSKSALAYLPSAFINPGDICLMTVPGYPVMGTHAEWYGGKVYNLPLLEENDFLPDLENIPKEVREKAKMLYLNYPNNPTGAKATKKFFKEVVDFAFENDVIVVHDAAYGALVYDDKPLSFLSVKDAKEVGVEIHSFSKAYNMTGWRLAFLVGNELIIKAFATVKDNFDSGQFIPIQKAGIYCLKHPEITERIRKKYERRLRKMVKILNDVGFKAKMPGGTFYLYVRTPKKANGIEFKTAEDFSQYLIKEKLISTVPWDDAGPYLRLAACFVARDENGNPTTEEKYEDLLLEEFKRRLEDLDLEF
- a CDS encoding 4Fe-4S binding protein, which codes for MREYIEIVLTGIYENLERILLGSGCVTDKEMRKKILEGKIELPKSVLEELCIGCEGCANVCPTKAIEMVKVEPVKITENYVKDKVPKINYEKCVYCFYCHDFCPVFSVFAELSPIHPRDVGEKIEIDLKKLLEKKVDIPEEQLLRISSILSINLKKIINK
- a CDS encoding S16 family serine protease — protein: MKKYIVLLALLVLLSQSFAVLIKAPAVSETSTGYVGVPITIDIKVGKGSGNVYMDTLPLTQLDMQGSARIAYKVACEITGKNPNNYNVYISVRSDVPIVGGPSAGGTMTVGIVSELMNWSLNRNVMMTGMINPDGSIGPVGGILEKIEAAKKANCTIFLIPKGQRYVNYNGKIIDAVAYGKRLGVKVIEVSNIYQALKYFTGKDIEMKKYPQNPKVEEEYKKIMKNLADKILKESNEKYEEVKSEVESTLYPIGYQSIVLEKLKNAKALLNKANDEYLKGDYYSATSRAFNALIQLEYLDKLTKYLNGELELKDYLNEIETQLFKDKEKIYSKNLTYDNFEILLAARERIFEANNYLDLAWKSYYNGDFDSALYYGSFAKLRGDSAMWWLSLMNDSEGDIIDKNKVKYLAQQYLSFSETLTTYVETLFPSIDFSGAEEDIKDAKDAYENGDYLLTIAKCIDASVKAELPLVMIGNETTYIKEYARNKINLVEQYNIVPISALSYYEYANNLDDKITKALYYKYSSYYAQMDLDLIKLEKIKLPKTYEIHGNFLEVREYNNNLVNSVVTSIISVLIGFVGGYMFRKVKA